The nucleotide sequence cccaggtttggaggacctttctgtgtggagtttgcatgtttgtttttttattttattttaaggaaaaaactaagcatgatattttttttaagcctgaCTTCACATGTCTCTGtcactctgtttttttttttttgttttttttttttagaaaaaggcctgactatacattgtcattttttaagaatacagacttattatacatggtcttttttaaagaataacgcctgtttatatatatatatatatatatatatatatatatatatatatatatgtatatgtgtatatgtatatgtgtatatgtgtatgtgtgtatgtatgtgtatgtgtatgtgtatatgtatatgtatgtgtatgtgtatatgtatatgtatatatatatgtatatgtatatatatacatacatatatatatatatatacacacacacatacacatatacatatatatatatatatatatatatatatatatatatatatatatatatatatatatatatatatatatatatattatatatatataaaggcctgactatacattgtcattttttaagaatacaGACTTATTatacttggtcttttttttaagaataaagcctgattatacatggtaatttaaaagaaaagccTTCCTAGACATGGTCTAAACAATTTTAGATAAGAAAATGTAGCCGCCTGATTTTGGAATGAATAAGAAAATGTTAAGTtgcttttagtttttgttttgaaaaatcaaCTCAAAATGATTTAAACTGCATGTCCCACAATTCGATGCGTGCATACTCGCGTCATTCCTCGGGCGTGACATCACTTACTTCCGGTTCATGCGTGGACGGCCCCATGACACAGTTGTTCAGGGGGGAAGAAAAGAATCCAGCGCGTCTTCAAAACCCCTCCAGCCGACCTCGAGTGACTTCCAAGCGGGTCCCAGAGCACCGCGAGCCGCCGCCATGGAGGCTGTCCCCCGCATGCCGATGATATGGCTCGACCTCAAGGAGGCTGGAGATTTCCACTTCACCCCGGCCGTCAGGCAGGTGAGCTGGGCGGGGATCTTCCCGTGGTAGGAGGTCAACAACTGCTCCCCAAGTGCTTGTAAACAAGCTAAAATGAACCGGAACCGAGCGAGTAAACACTCGGAGACCTTTCCACAAAGGCTAACTGCTCGGCTACCGTTAGCTTCGCGGTGTTCCCCTTGTATTTAGCCAACGGCTAATGCGAGAGCTAACGGGGCTAACGAGTGGACTCCAGTGGACCAGCACGAACTAGTACAAACCAGGTGGTTGGCCGGCTATCTTAATCAGCCAGGCCTAAACGACGTTTACAGTCACGTGACGCAAAAGGGGCGACGCCATGACAACAACTAACAATTGGCAACAAGTGGTCATGAAAATTCCGAGTGTACGTAAATAGAACTTCTTGTCACAAAAAGTCCCTCACACTCGAAATGAATCATGGTTGAATTTTTAGCTGACCTATTTTCTGTCTCATTCCTCGTAGATAAAGTTGTTTACCTTCAAACTCTTCCTTATTTGTCATAACAAATTGAACGTGACGTCATACGCAATGTCACGTGTGCCGGCGCTGGCTGCCATGGACGGCAAATAGCGTTCTAATTCGAAGTGGGCGGAGCTAGCGGTGATGTTTTAATGAACTGCGCAACTCTGAGACTGTTATGATAATAAATGTTCATCTCGAAATCATTACACcctccaaaaacatttttgatactaacaagtcaaagaaaaaaacaatgaataatgGCTTTTAATAACAACAGATGTCAAATTATGCGCATTATAGAAACTAAGATGAAACGGGTCAAAAGTTTTGACAATGAGTTCCGATTCCGTTACCGTACTATATGAAGGATGTGCGAAAACATTTGGTTGTCGAACCATTCAACTTTGAATGAATTTGCCCCCTCGTCTTTCTAGCAAAATGGCCTCCCGGGCGGCCATATTGGTAAGGACAACATTCCCATTAAAATGTAGTCATAACTAGCTCATTTCTCCACCCATTTTGTAACGATTTAATTCATGTCCAAGCATCTGTTATTTAGTTAGTGGTTATCAACCGCAGcaataaatatactttttttatgtTCTCATTTCTAGAACATGTTCCAAAACTAAACCCCGACTTTGTTCTAGTTCATCCTGAAGAACTACGGCGAGAATCCGGACAACTACAACGAGCAGCTGAAGAAACTCGAGACGTTACGGCAGGTCGGCGCCAAAAGTCACGTGTCcgcctttaaaaagaaaacgaaaaatgcttcaaaatcGAGTTTACTTTTTCCGACAGGGCGCCGTGAACGTCACCAGAGACTTTGAAGGGTGCAGCACGTTGAGGAAGTACTTCGGTCAGCTTCATTACCTTCAGAGCCGCGTTCCCATGGCAACCGGGCAGGAGGCAGCTGTGTCCATATCTTGgtacaaaataacattttgtcacattttgccCGGGATAATCAACTAACTCCAGATATTTTACCTGTTCCTATTCCTGTTCCTTAGGACTGAGATCTTCTCTGGCAAAACCGTGGTCCACGACGACATCAGCTACGAGCAGGCGTGTATTCTCTACAATCTCGGTGATTTCccttattttttttggtcttcatGTCATCTCTCAAGTTCTAAAAATGGCCGTTCTGACTCTACGTTCTCTTCTCCAGGAGCTCTTCATTCCATGTTAGGAGCCATGGACAACCGAGTGTCAGAAGAAGTAAGACGCAACCCGTGAACGCCAAGTCGAGCGAGCGTCCAACTCGGTTCTGGTTGCTCTTTCAGGGCATGAAGGTGTCGTGCACGCACTTCCAATGTTCGGCCGGAGCCTTCTACTACCTGAGGGACCATTTCAGTCACAACTTCAGCGTGGACATGAGTCACCAGATCCTCAACCTCAACATCAACCTCATGCTGGTAGGACGGACGCACTACCACACGGGAATGAAGGCGGGCGCCATCATCTAACCATCTTTTGGGCGTCAGGGTCAAGCTCAAGAGTGTCTTCTGGAGAAATCCATGCTGGACAATAGGAAGAGCTACCTGGTGGCTCGGATTAGCGCTCAGGTGGGCGTGTCCCGTCACCCGTCCCCCAAAAAACGGCGTGCTTGCTTTAACGCCCTGACGTGTCCAGGTGGTGGATTACTACAAGGAGGCCTGCAGGGCGCTGGAGAACTCGGAGACGGCGTCCATGCTGGGGAAGATCCAGAAGGATTGGAAAAAGTTAGTCCAGATGAAGATCTACTACTTTGCCGCCATCGCGCACGTGAGTGATCATTTTGGGAGCATATTAGCTTGATGCTagctagagctgggcgatatgacaaaaaaattgttatcacgataaaccATAAAACATTGCTAGTCTATTGATAActtatcacatcttttttgtttcatatttcaaACTTCTGGatgtaaataaatgactttcccccttattcaaatatgaaggGACTATGTTACCTTATATGAGAATAactttggataactttatatactttattcatcccgtattcgggaaatttcgttgtcacagtagcaagggggtgaggatgcagaaataggaaaggcattttagacgtaaatagataggtaacaagtgggttaataaatatgaatatgaaatatgatgcatttaaaaagtatttttgttgttattttgtgcAATTGTCCCCCTTACACGATGAAAAgctaagaataaaacctgcagaaatgttGACATGCGTCTTtaattttataaatttgccttcaaaccaaaagttgctgtgcaatatgagaGAAATCATCCtgcaacagcgcccccgttctcCGCGGTGGTTGTgtagtgtaattgcagtttagaATTCTATAATTTGTatcgaaagtttttttttaatattctcgttgacaaaaaatatttcacgataattctcgttttatcgcccagctcaaCTTGACGCACGCATCCATTTGCGGCCATTCCTCGAGAGGTCTGCTAGCTAAAAATCCAAAGTCCGTCTGGTTTTGATTGTGCGCTTTTGTCTGTTTATCTCCTGTAAATATGGTCGTAAAGCTTCACATGGGCAAACAAGCCGAGGAGCAGCAGAAATACGGCGAGCGGGTGAGCCGACGCCGACCCTGGCAATATTTTGCGGTGGATTTGTGCTTGagcatttgtgtttgtgtgcagcTGGCGTACCTCCAGAGCTCCATGGACAAGCTGTCGGAAGCCATCAAGCTGGCCAAGGTGGGCGTCTTCTCGGCTTCTCGCCACTCAGGCGCTGGCAGGGTTCTCCAAAAcccgtttttttttgccctcagGGTCAACCAGACAGCGTGCAGGACGCCCTAAGATTCACCATGGATGTCATCGGCGGCAAGTAAGCGATTCTTTTCAAAAGCGCCGTAAAGCTTAATACTCACCCCATCAAAATGGCCTCCTCGTAGATTCAACTCGGCCAAAAAGGACAACGACTTCATCTACCACGAGTCCGTCCCTTCTCTGGAAACGTTGGCGTCCGTCAAAGGTAACGCGGGGACGAGCGCGGCCAATCGGGAAggctgaaatgacaaaaaaatatgcgTTTTGTGCAGGAGCGCCATTGGTCAAAGCCCTGCCCGTCAACCCGACGGACCCCAGCGTCACCGGTCCGGACCTGTTCGCCAAGCTGGTGCCCATGGCGGCTCACGAGGCGTCCTCCCTCTACAGGTCGGCGCCCGGACCGTTGGCACGGGTACTctgacgtttggccgacggacagttcggcgaactgtccgtcggccaaatgtctttcggcgaatcgtccggtcacggttggcACGTCAAGTCTTGATGCAGAATTCAACTTGACGCCGTATTTTGTGTCGGCAGCGAGGAGAAAGCCAAACTCCTGAGAGACGTCATGGCCAAGATCGACAGCAGAAACGACACGCTGGAGTGAGCCGAGTCCACGTGGGGCCCTGGGTGTCGCTAACGGCTAAGCTAACGTCACGTCCTGTCCCAAACAGGCAGTTCATGGACTCCTTGGGCTTGGAGCCGGAATCCGTAGACAACTTGGACATGTACAGCCACATTCCGCCGGTCCTGATGGAGAAGTGCGCCGCTCTCAGCGTTCGACCCGACACGGTCAAGAGCCTCGTCCAATCCATGCAGGGTAGCCGTCTCACCCCGTGGTTCCCGTCGTCCGCCGAAATCCTCGCGGTCAAAGACCGAACGCCATCTTATCTTCTCCCGCAGTCCTCTCCGGCGTCTTCACCGACGTGGAGTCGTCCCTCCGAGAAATCCAAGAGATCCTGGAAGCCGACGAGGCGGGCGAGAAGGCCCTCCGAGACGCCGGCGCCCCGGCCGACGCCCACCCGGCGCCGCAGGCCGCGCTCTTGTCCGAGATGCGCAGGGACCTGGAGAAGTACGCCGAGGCCCACGAGAAGGCCAGCTTCACCAACACGGAGCTCCACCGGGCCATGAACCTGCACATCAGCAACTTGCGTCTCCTGGGGGGACCGCTGGAGAACCTGAGAGAAGCTCTGCCCCGCCCTCAACTCAGCGAAGGTGAGACGGGAACGCCGGTGGGGTGAAGTGGCGTCCGGACCGACCGCGCGCTTCTCCTTCCGCGTCGAGCAGAAGAAGTGGCCGGGCTGCAGTGCGTGAAGCGCATCCTGGGGAAGGTTCAGGAAATGAGGGAGCAGAGGAGCTCCCTGGAGAGACAACTACGAGACCTGATCCAGCACGACGACATCACTTCCACCCTGGTCACCACGGAGAGGGCCGACATAAAGGTGGGTTCGCGGACCGGGACGTACCGGGACGTACCGGGGGAAAACATCCGACCCCTCTTCCGGTCCCTCAGAACGTGTTCGAGGAGCAGCTGAAGAAATACGAGCAGGTGAAGGTCTACGTGGAGCAGAACCTGGCGGCCCAGGAGAACATCCTCAAGGCCCTGACGGAGGCCAACGTTCAGTACGCCTTGGTCCGCAAGAGCTTGCGTCAGACGGAGCAGCAGTGGAGCGCCACGGTCCAGGGCCTGGTGGGTTCCTACGAAGCTTACGAAGACCTGATGAAGAAGTCGCAGGAGGGCAAGGAGTTCTACGACGACCTGGAAGAAAAAGCGGCGCGACTGCTGGAGAGAGCCAAGACCTTGTGTCAGACCCGAACGGAAGCCAGGAAGCCCGTCCTGGAAAGGTAGGACTGGAATTGTTTCCGACCTGGTTTACATATCGGTGACGTACCTGATCCCGTTGTAGAGAGAGCCCGAAGAAGCCTCCGGCCAGACCCACGGCGGCCAAACCTTCCTTCAAGCCCAACTCCCAGGATGACGACTCCAGTCTGGAAGATCCGGAGTTGGCCCAAATCAACGCCGCCATCTTGGCCTTGGCCGAAGATGGGCCAGAAGAACTTAGCAGCCGCCCGCCCGACATTCCTTCTCTTCAGCGGCCCGGCCCAGAAGCGTTCCTCCcccccggcggcggcggcggttccGTGCCTTGGCCCGCCTCCTCGGCCGCCAATCTTCCTCGCTTCCCGGCCAATCTGCCGCCGCCGGAGCTCCTGGCTCGGATCGCGCGCTTTCCCACCCCCGGCGTCCTACACGCGCCCATCCCTCACCTGCCCAACCCTCAGATGACTTTGCAAATGCCCAGGCAGGTGGCCTACGGTCCTCCGGTCCCTCAGCGAGTCCCCACGGCGAGCTACGAGCCGACGCCCCGGCACCCCGTCGCCCCCGGGATTTCCGCCGCCTACGCCGGACCCCCGCCGATGGGCGCCTACCCGCGATTTCTGCCCCAAATGACGCAGCCGAATCAGTACCCTCCCCCCGTGGGacaagccccgcccccggacTACCGAGTCGGACCGACTGTTCTTCCGCCCCCTCGGCATCCTTCGCTGCAAGGCTACCCGCACGGCTACGTGGCTCAGCAACCCGGCGCGCCCCCACACTACCCGCATCTTTTCCCGGGTCATTTGCAAGCGCCAGCGAATGGCTACCAGGCCCCGCCTCCGATGGCCCAAGGCTACCAGGCGCCTCAGAACTATGCCCCCCAGCATCAAGCTCCAGTGATGCCAATGGCAGCTCAGGGCCTGATGGCGCCTCCAAGCGCTCCCCTCCAACACCACCCCCCAGCCCCTCAGACCGTAGGACCCGTTTCACAAGCCTACCCCTCTCACCGGCACCCCCAAAGCGCTCAGATCGCCGCACCCGTGTCACAACACTACCCCCCTCACCAGCACCCCCAGATGCCCCACTGTTCCCAGCAATTTGCGCCCCACTCACAAATCCCGACGGGCCCCGGAGGCCCCGTGGCCCCTTGCGGCCAGGCGATCCACCCCCAAATGGGTCCCCCGATGCCTCCCGCATCACAACCCCATTTGATCGGTCCTCAGGCGCACCTTCCGAGACACGCCCCTCCCACTTCCCTCTCCCCGCAGCATCAGCACCAGCACCCTGGCCCTCCCCCCGTCCCAATCATGCCCCAACCTCCCGTATCTGGTCCCGGTCACACCCAGGTCCAAGGCCACCACAGCGGGGGTATCTGCTACCCCGGGAGCCCCCCCGCCATGCCCCGGCAGCCTCTGGCGCCGCAGTCGGCCGCCTCCCACGGCACGGTCCACTCGCAAGTTCCCATGTACTTGGGAGCTCCGGGACCTCACGTGCCTCCGAGCGCCCCGCTGAGACCTCCCCCCGTGGGCGTACCCCCTCACGGGGTCCAGGCCTGCCCCGGCGGGCCTCCGGTAGGACAGGCGGGCCAGCCTCCCTCGATTTCCCCGGCCCCATCCACGTCCCCAACGCCCGGACCGTCCACCCTAGTTCCGAGACCCAGCGTTACCTCGGACTTGGGCTCCGCCTCCGGCGCCGTCGGCTCGCCTCCCTCCGCCTCCACGttccagctccagcaccccggcaaCCACGACCTCCTCTCCTCCAGCCCCGACAACCAGTCGGGAAGCGCCGAGCCCCCCGCCAACGTCCTGCAGCCCACCAAAGCGGACCCGCGGGACGGCGAGCGTCGCAAGGAGGACTCGCGGGGAGTCCTCCTGATCCAAGGCGATCCTTACCGATCCCCGGAGCTCCTGGCCCGCCTCCAGAGCGAGCTGGAAGGATTTCGGGCGCGGGTGGACTCCCTGGAGGAGCTCCCGGAGGACGAGAGAGGCGCGTCGGCGCTGGACGGCCAGTGGAGGGAGCTGCAGGAGCAGCAGGAGAAGGACGCCCGGCAGCTGTCCATCGCCATCGCCCGCTGCTACGCCATGAAGAACCGGCACCAGGACGTCATGCCGTACGACCTGAACCGCGTCTTGCTGCGCTCGGGAAAGGACGACTACATCAACGCCAGCTACGTGGAGGAGCTGTCGGCGTACTGCCCGCAGATCATTGCCACGCAGGCGCCGCTCACCGGCACGGCCGCCGACTTTTGGCTGATGGTCTACGAGCAGAAGGTCTCCTTGGTGGTCGCGCTCGTGTCCGAGCAGGAAGTGGAGAAGGTAGGAGTCGTCCATCAGACTGCGGGGTGTCCAAACCTAAAAgaaacatgcttttattttgaaagtttaaCACGGCGGCGAAAGTagcgtaacataaacaaatagcGCGGCAGAGCTAGCTAGCGGAGAAGCACAGTTGAAGCAATTAGCTCCatcttagattagataactttattcttacctcattttagattagataactttattcttaCCTCATCTTAGATTAGATGACTATTCTTACCTCATCTTAGATTAGATGACTTTATTCTTACCTCATTTCAGATTAGATGACTTTATTCTTACCTCATTTTAGATCAGATGACTTGATTCTTACCCtattttagattagatgacTTTATTCTTACCTCATCTTAGATTAGATCACTTTATTCTTACCTCatcttagattagataactttattcttaCCTCATCTTAGATTAGATCACTTTACTCTTACCTCATTTTAGATTAGATCACTTTACTCTTATCTCATcttagatgagataactttattcttaCCTCAtcttggattagataactttattcttaCCTCATCTTAGATTAGATCACTTGATTCTTACCTCAACATTGAAGTTTCTTGTCGAGTGGTTTGGACACCCTCGCCCGTCACCGCCACGGTATGCCCAGTTGTTTTTCACGTCGCCAGGGCAAAGTGGCGCGCTACTTCCCGACGGAGCGTGGGCAGCAGCTGTCTCAGGGTCCCATCACCCTCAGCCTGAGCACACAGAAGACCACGCCCACCCACGTGGAGCGCATGATCAGCCTGCGCTACCGCGACCAGAGCCTGAAGCGCACCGTGGTCCACTTGCAGTTCACTTCCTGGCCGGAGCTGTACGAacgccatgtttttttctgtctatcCAGGCGAATTTCTAACAAGCCCCTTTTGACACTCGTCCGTCTCTTTGCTGTCCACCAGGGGGCTCCCCGAAAGCCAGAGCAACCTGCTGCGCTTCATCCAGGAGGTCCACGGACACTACCTGCATCAAAGACCCGCGCACACTCCCGTGGTGGTCCACTGCAGGTCAGATTACGGCGGCGAACCTTGAGGCGATTCGAATGGAGCCCAGAAATATGCTGAACTGGAACAAAAAGAGGTTTTACTTTTGAAAGAGGAAGAAGTTTTAGTACTCTTTCGATTCCAAAATAAGAGCAGTTGTCAAAGATTCAAGTGAAGatgaaagatatatatatataagcatttTTACGTTTTCAAAAAGATAGGTAATAGCTAGGTAGAACATGTCCATGTATGTAGTATCGTTGCTTTTTTGGCTCTCCTTAAACCTAAAGTCTTACCATGAAAACAGAGTTTAACATCACAAAAAGAACCGAGCGGTAAAGCCATGGCGAGTTTAGACCGACGGTGGTAATGTACCTCATCATAACGTGTCGTTCTAGCTCCGGAGTGGGTCGCACCGGCGCCTTCTGTCTGCTGTATGCGGCGGTACAGGAGCTAGAGGCCGGCAACGGCGTGGCGGACCTGCGAGACCTGGTCAGGAAGATGAGACGGCAAAGGAAGAACATGCTCCAGGAGAAGGTAGGCCAGACACCCAACCTCCAAGTACATTTACTAACCGAGGCCGGCTGGACGGCGTCAAACCACCTCACAGCTGCACCTCAAGTTCTGCTACGAGGCGCTGTTGCAGCAAGGCGAACAGGTGCTCCTCCGGCACGGCGTCCCTCCGTCGAACGCCGGCAGGAACGTGGCCGCTTCCTCCTCCAAGGTGTGTGATGAATGGGGAATGGATTTTTCTGCCATCCCATAATAATTGAAACATTGCCGTAACCACACAACCGTTTACAGACCTTCAAACTACGCTATACCAGTAGGAAAAGTCCAAATATGGCGGCGTAGCTAAGAGAAGGGTTAACTCTACGTTCTTGTTTGTTCACAGCACCAGCGCCAGGAGTCCCAGCAAGACCTGGTCCTGGGGGGCGACATCCCCATCAGCTCCATCCAGGCCACCATCGCCAAGCTCAGCGTGCGGCCCCCCAGCGCCGAGGAGGCGGAGCCCGAAGATCCGGACGAGCCCGCGTTGCCGTTTTCGCCTCCCGTCCCGGAGCCCCATCCCGCTCCGGAGCTCCCGGGTTCGCCCCCGAGCGCGCCGTCCCCTCCGCCGCCCAACGGCGTGGACGCGGGGGGATCGGCCGGTCCATCGGCCGGCCCCCAGGCGCAAGTGCAACCCCCGCCGCCGCCTTCGTCTTTGGAGCTGCTGGCCTCCCTGGCGCCCGAGGCCTTCTCCATGGAGGGCGGCGGTGGTGGGCGGGGcaaacaacgggtgaccaagcAGAGCTTCCTGCAGCCGGCCGAGGGGCGGGGCCTCCACGGGAGCCGGGAGTCCGAGAGCGAGGACCCCCTCAGCGGCCTGGATCCCCTGTGGAGTCTCAACAAGTCCTAAAATCTCAAACCCTGTttgtacatattttaaaatgtttgactAATGACAAAATCAAATAAAGCGAATAAAGTGCAATGTTGCCGTATCAAAGCGCCTTTATTGGAAAATTAGTacaaagtgttttttgttgtttttttcttttcttacaaAACAAGTCAATAAGTTATGTCGCTACTcgtgttgcaccgataccatGATTCTCTTTTTTTACTGCATATTATTTAGAATTTAAACAAATTTCCAACGGcgctagaagtccaatccattcgaaggAGGAAGGACGGCAGCGGATGACCCAACATTCATTCGCCGTCAACCCTCCCGCTTCGagaggattggacgtctactcgtgCGTGACAAACTCCTCAAGTCGCGACCAAAGCATGGAAAGAGCTTTGTCCGCCATCTTGGAGGGGGCAATGTTTCCATTCTAGCTCATTTCAcaagccatttttaaaaaacatttgtctCAAAACGCGTGTTATCAAGCTATTGACGCACtggctgtccaatccatttcaaatgggaagGGCGGCGACGAAGAAAAGTCCTAATTTCAGTCTGGGGGCGGGGTTACCTTGCACAACACATTAACATAAGCCCGCCTTCCAATCCCTTGGCCAATGTATAAccgggaaaaatacaaaaaaaggtgcCCAAATAGTTTGAAGTTGTGACCAATGACCAACCAGCAaatacattttgacatttttttgttccttttcacATTACATTTGCTCTTTTGGTCCCAAAAGTCACCACGGTTCAGTAGCCTGACATTTTAC is from Stigmatopora argus isolate UIUO_Sarg chromosome 4, RoL_Sarg_1.0, whole genome shotgun sequence and encodes:
- the ptpn23a gene encoding tyrosine-protein phosphatase non-receptor type 23 isoform X5 gives rise to the protein MRGRPHDTVVQGGRKESSASSKPLQPTSSDFQAGPRAPRAAAMEAVPRMPMIWLDLKEAGDFHFTPAVRQFILKNYGENPDNYNEQLKKLETLRQGAVNVTRDFEGCSTLRKYFGQLHYLQSRVPMATGQEAAVSISWTEIFSGKTVVHDDISYEQACILYNLGALHSMLGAMDNRVSEEGMKVSCTHFQCSAGAFYYLRDHFSHNFSVDMSHQILNLNINLMLGQAQECLLEKSMLDNRKSYLVARISAQVVDYYKEACRALENSETASMLGKIQKDWKKLVQMKIYYFAAIAHLHMGKQAEEQQKYGERLAYLQSSMDKLSEAIKLAKGQPDSVQDALRFTMDVIGGKFNSAKKDNDFIYHESVPSLETLASVKGAPLVKALPVNPTDPSVTGPDLFAKLVPMAAHEASSLYSEEKAKLLRDVMAKIDSRNDTLEQFMDSLGLEPESVDNLDMYSHIPPVLMEKCAALSVRPDTVKSLVQSMQVLSGVFTDVESSLREIQEILEADEAGEKALRDAGAPADAHPAPQAALLSEMRRDLEKYAEAHEKASFTNTELHRAMNLHISNLRLLGGPLENLREALPRPQLSEEEVAGLQCVKRILGKVQEMREQRSSLERQLRDLIQHDDITSTLVTTERADIKNVFEEQLKKYEQVKVYVEQNLAAQENILKALTEANVQYALVRKSLRQTEQQWSATVQGLVGSYEAYEDLMKKSQEGKEFYDDLEEKAARLLERAKTLCQTRTEARKPVLERESPKKPPARPTAAKPSFKPNSQDDDSSLEDPELAQINAAILALAEDGPEELSSRPPDIPSLQRPGPEAFLPPGGGGGSVPWPASSAANLPRFPANLPPPELLARIARFPTPGVLHAPIPHLPNPQMTLQMPRQVAYGPPVPQRVPTASYEPTPRHPVAPGISAAYAGPPPMGAYPRFLPQMTQPNQYPPPVGQAPPPDYRVGPTVLPPPRHPSLQGYPHGYVAQQPGAPPHYPHLFPGHLQAPANGYQAPPPMAQGYQAPQNYAPQHQAPVMPMAAQGLMAPPSAPLQHHPPAPQTVGPVSQAYPSHRHPQSAQIAAPVSQHYPPHQHPQMPHCSQQFAPHSQIPTGPGGPVAPCGQAIHPQMGPPMPPASQPHLIGPQAHLPRHAPPTSLSPQHQHQHPGPPPVPIMPQPPVSGPGHTQVQGHHSGGICYPGSPPAMPRQPLAPQSAASHGTVHSQVPMYLGAPGPHVPPSAPLRPPPVGVPPHGVQACPGGPPVGQAGQPPSISPAPSTSPTPGPSTLVPRPSVTSDLGSASGAVGSPPSASTFQLQHPGNHDLLSSSPDNQSGSAEPPANVLQPTKADPRDGERRKEDSRGVLLIQGDPYRSPELLARLQSELEGFRARVDSLEELPEDERGASALDGQWRELQEQQEKDARQLSIAIARCYAMKNRHQDVMPYDLNRVLLRSGKDDYINASYVEELSAYCPQIIATQAPLTGTAADFWLMVYEQKVSLVVALVSEQEVEKGKVARYFPTERGQQLSQGPITLSLSTQKTTPTHVERMISLRYRDQSLKRTVVHLQFTSWPELGLPESQSNLLRFIQEVHGHYLHQRPAHTPVVVHCSSGVGRTGAFCLLYAAVQELEAGNGVADLRDLVRKMRRQRKNMLQEKLHLKFCYEALLQQGEQVLLRHGVPPSNAGRNVAASSSKHQRQESQQDLVLGGDIPISSIQATIAKLSVRPPSAEEAEPEDPDEPALPFSPPVPEPHPAPELPGSPPSAPSPPPPNGVDAGGSAGPSAGPQAQVQPPPPPSSLELLASLAPEAFSMEGGGGGRGKQRVTKQSFLQPAEGRGLHGSRESESEDPLSGLDPLWSLNKS